The Astyanax mexicanus isolate ESR-SI-001 chromosome 8, AstMex3_surface, whole genome shotgun sequence sequence ctcagtttagaatttttttaataaaatttttagtttttataaaaTTACTTCTGAATTGTAATTAAATCGAACTGAAAGTTGCCTAGAGATTTCCACTCCTATTCAGCATCACTATCCTTAACATACTGGTTCCAGTTTAGCATCAAACACTAACTTGCCTCTACCATGTTCACAATCCCTGCTATGAAAGAAATATCAAAGAAATATCTGGTCACTGTTTCGCCTATAGTGGTTAATTTCCACTGATGAATGGGAGTAAAGACAGTTGATAAACTGTACACCAATAGATGAGCTCCAGTCAGAAACTCCACACCTACAAAAAATGTGCACCTGTATGATTGTTGTTTGTGATAAAACAGCCAGAAAGCGTAGGTATAGGGTTAGTAACTGTAGGTATAATGCGGATAACGGAAGTATTTATATCATTCAGCTACATTCTGAGTGCTTAGGTCAGACAAATGATGAAGAGCATGATGGGTTTTCTGATGCAACTTCAGACTGTACCCACGGGCATAGCTTTTTCCACATACTTCACAGCGATGGTTGCGCTCTCTCGTGTGCGTGCTCATGTGCCTGGCAAGCTCTGATTTATCGAGGAAGGTTTTCTCGCACTCTGTGCAGGCAAAGGGCTTCTCTCCGGAGTGGATTCTCTTGTGTCTGTTCAGTAAGGCCGTGTCGGCAAAACATTTCCCACATATCTCGCAGGCTTTGGGTTTATCTCCACTGTGCCAGCGCTGATGCTTCACATAGTGCGAGGCGTCACTGAAGCGTCTCCCGCAAAGCGTGCATTGAaagggtttctctccggtgtggatCCGGCGGTGCGTGGCCAGGTTTCCACCGTGGGAAAATCGTTTCCCACACTCCGGACACTCGAAAGGCCGTTCTCCGGTGTGTGTTCTTAAGTGTTCTCGCAGGAACGCTTCCTTCTTGAAGGCTTTCCCACAAGTGTTGCACTCGAACGGTCTTTCAGTGGAGTGAGTCTTGACGTGAGCTTTGAACTTCTTCTCATCGTTTAAGATTTTGCCACATTCTGGACAAGTGAATGTGAGAGTGGGTTGGTTGATCAGATGTTCAAGACCTGCAAAAATGTTCTCAAGCCTGACATGATCAAACTGTTTTGATTTCGTATGCTTCTGCACGTGCCACTGGAGTCTCCCGGCTGCTGTGAAACTTTTCCCACACTGAGGACacttgtgttttttcacttttctaTGATAGCGCTGATGGATTTGAAGCTCTACTGCAAGTCTGAAAGATGTATTACAATCTGAGCAACTGAACCAATCCTCTTCATTGTGAATTTTTTCGTGCCATTTCAGCCTGAGCTGATGGCGGAACTTCAGGCTACACTGCGAACACTGAAATACCTTGCCTCTGAAGTGGGTTCGCATGTGACTCTTCAACACTCTTTGGTAGGCGAAACTCTTACCACATAAAAAGCACTGATGTGGCTTTGCTTTGCAATGCATATACTGATGTTTGATCAGACTTCTTGATGTGGGGAGGCTCCTGTTGCACTCTGCACAGGTGTAAAACTTCTGTCCAGTATGCACTCGCTGGTGGATTGTCAAATGAACGGAATGAGGAAAAGGCTTTCCACAGTCGGAACAGCTGTAGGACATTTTACCTGCATGGAAAGCTTGGTGAatcttcagtttggtttgatcctTAAAgcttttaccacattttacacaTCTAAAAGGGCGGTCTGAGTTATGAATTCGCAAATACCCCGCCAATTCCATACTGGAGTTGTTTGCTTCTTCTTTGGAAAGTTGCTTCTCCGGTTTAAGACAAATTACACTTTTTCTTCTGATATTCAGAGCCATAGCCTCTTCTGCATGAGTCTTCAGATGAAGCTTTAGCTCAGGAGACCTTATGAAAGTTTTGTCGCAGTATTTACACTGAAATGGCCTCTCGCCTGTGTGGATCCGGTCGTGGATCTTCAAATTCCGCATGTTGGCAAAGTTCTTCCCACATTTGCTGCAGATAAAAGTCTCCTCCTTCAAGTGCGTCTTGATGTGGCGGGTCAGGTAATACTGTAAAGCGAAACTTTTCCCACACACCTGGCACGAGTGTGGCTTTTCTCCTGTGTGTGTCTGCTCGTGGCTCTTCAGGTTGCTGGCTGTGCTGAATGCTTTTCCACACTGGGAGCACTCGAATGGTTTTTCACCCGTATGTGACCTCTCGTGGATTCTTAGATGGCTGGGATCTCGACAGATCTTTCCACAGTATGTGCAGCATATGATTTTCTCATTAGAGGAGCTCAGAAGAAGTGCACTTGAGGCGGAATTGATCTTCTCGTACACAGAGTTAAAATCACCAGATTGAGCAGCGACCTCCACCTCCTTTAACTTCAACATGTAAATTTCATGATCATCTTTTGAACTGCGCTCGTTCCAGCGCCTCCTGCTAGCAGCAGGTGCTTCTTCACTCTTAAGTTCCCTTTCTGTTTCACCAGCTGGATAATCCAACCACTCACTGGCTGAGCTGTGGCCAGTCGCCATGACCTTCACAATCCTCCTTCAGCGGACCACTGTAGTGTTACTTTGAGTTCTGATAAACTCCAGATGTGGTTTAATACATCTCCTACTCCTGTAATCACACCTGTAAGAAAGAAGATCCCCTTGCATTTAAAGCCCAAATAACAACATGATCCACTATGGCATTTTAGATTAGGCCTAAAATTTCATCATATTTTTCCCCTCAATTTTTACTATCTGTAAATATCTCCATCATCTGTAAATATTACATACGTTGTAAAGTGTTTGGCCCTAAACTGCATAAAcagtcattttccttttttttggcatAATAAATTTGTTAGGTGTGtgatttaaacacactttttGTGCTATAGGATAAATTCATCACAATTCTCTGCCAAACATTATAAGTCATAAGCCTTTTGTTAGAAATATCCTATAGGGTTTTCCATAAACAGAATGTGATGTAACGTATTAAACTATTTGAACAccacatttctctcaaattgtTAAGGTCTATAAAAACACTAATGCCATGGATAAAACTGTAGTTCAAGAACAAAGcaataatttttatgttaagtttTCACTCCCTACCAAAACAGGAAACAGCTTAACATGCTTAATTTTCATAAAATAATGACCCACAAACACCTATAATatgttggacaaactgtaaactacaaacaatGCACGATTAATAAAGTATAGAGTAAatttcagtctgtttttttttactacattaagCCGTGTTGAGCTGCTTCTTCAATATTTCAATGGGAAATGCTTCCCTGAAAACATAAGCTGATTACAGGTTCCCCCTTTTGGCACCAGAGTGTgcgaaaaaaaaagatattttttttaaagctttgttcTGTTTAAAGGTAATAATaagaatatataaaattatattgacATGATTTATTACCTTAAGCCATAAAAACATGCTTTATACTATCCTTATGGAAAATAGGACTAATATTCCAGAATGGATAAAACTATAGGTTATTATTAAGGTACTatacatacaaaaatgtaaaacactCTGTCATTGTCACGCATAAACTCAATCACcatttaacattttcttttccttgcagtaaaaaaattaattcaactgaaagttttttttttttcctttatcttgttttgtgtattttttatagttaTAATCTAGTAGTGGTGGAGACCATTTCTGAGAGATTTTTGTTAAATTTATGCTATTTGACAGTGTAAAGAGATTTATTTTTCATATCATTATTTTACCTAAATCACACCAgtcaaaatactttaaaatgacaataacagCAATTTCAACTAGATTACCCTAGGAATCCTCTGTCTTACTACAGGACGGACTGTATGATTATACAATACTGCAAAACATTACTACAGTCATGCAGACATACATATATTAGAAAACATTATAGAAATCATATATTTTCTACAGAGTCCATAACGTAATAAGCATggctttttttagtatttttttctacTCTAAATATTTTGGAGCTTCTTAAATCTGGTAGAATATCAGTAATCAGTGTAACCTATAAAATCCCTTGCTTAACGAAAATATTATGGTTTATTTTTAGACTGCAGGTTCCTCATTTAGCCCTCCTGGCAGCAGATGATGTACATGTTTAATAACAGGAGGTGTCCCTGCTTATTTTATAACATAAATTCCGgatttttgctcaatgtgtcaATCTATTGTGGAGAGAAAACGTCAACAGTGCTCTTCTCCCTGTCCTTTATCCACTCAGGTTCAGACCAGGATTTAAGAAGATTAACACGACCACCACAACAAGTGACGGGTGGGGAAAAACTACAGGTTATAAAGACGAATGAACGAcgtgttgtttgttttataggcGATTTTAACGTTTAGGGGTATTTTAGCGCATCTGTTAGCTCTTTTTTCAGCTGTTTACAGTAGAGATGGGTAGAAATTGGTAATCTAGATCCAGAAAGTAAGAATCCACTCCAGCGTTTTGTTTAAACTGCCTGAGCGGCGCTGAGATGCAGGAGTGCCGACCAGGCAGTTTGTAGAAACGCTGGAGTGGATTTTTACCTTCTGGACCTGGATCTCTACAGTGTTAAAGCGTATAAAAGCTAGCTAACTGCCGAACTGGCCTGTTATTTTAGCCTCTTAGCTAAACCCTGTTGTCCAGTTAAGAAGCTTTTTTGGCTCAAACCCTGTTTGCCTTCAATCACGCAGCTGGTCTCCCGTTTCATATTTAtgatatatactaaatatatccTCTACGTATAAGACTGTCATTTTAAAAATACGTATAAAAACTAGCTTTTTACCTTTATTTGACCACCTTCTTGCGACCCCCAGGTTGAAAAACCACTGGTTTATACAAAAAGTCGTCAGATCGCCCCCTGTTGTTTATCTAGACAGCCTAGCAACGTTAAAAAACATAGCCTACATTATTCTGAGGCCTGATATCGAGCCTGATATGCATTACAGCTTATACACAACTTAATACCAATTTACCACTATCCAGGTAAGAAACCCACAGGTTAAACAGAATTCCAACAGTTTTCGTGTGTTTAGTCCTGAAACGGACTACAAAATCTGTCGCGTCGCTGACGTTCCTGTCAAAGGCTTTCATGGAGCAGCGCCAAGCTGAACCATGGGAATTGTAGTATTTAGTAACGTATTTCGTCTCAAATTAGATTGGTTGaaaatattatttgtttatttatttatttaattaattaaataatatattttaatttgtatatattttttgtcagtgCACTAAACTGAATGTTTACCAATATTGCTGCTTAAAAACATAATTCTGAAAAATTACTTGCTTTGCCATTGTTTAATTTAAACacgtttttaaaatatttaatacgtGTATTGTGCTGACTTTACCCTTTACGCCATGATGCTGCTCTTACGGTTATTACACAATTCATACAATTCCATACCATACcttatttttatgtgtttatttacttattttatttttatatcatgtTATAGCAAGGCATATCTATGTCAAATACAATGGGGGCATCATGAAAAAGCAGTGGTGTGTCAAATAATCAGCTTGGGCTCAAAAAAAGTTcctaaaaaaatcttccaaaaagtatttacaaaagtattttgtattttcttacaaaaatgtgatttatgcaatagagggttaagaAACTGGGCAGTCTATAACATAGTTCTATAGTATGTGtgtattcaaggattcaaggagattttattgtcattcgcatcacatgtggtacatgaggtggaacgaaattgtgatctcacgatccagtttacacccaagagctgttgttaaaatagatatatagataaaataaagaatacaataaaaaatagaatatacaatgCTCTAAGTTTACAGTCTTTATTAGCAAAtaatctgtgttctctgtgtggtCTTAACTTAAAGGTACAATATTTAGTAGTTCCCTACAGGTCTGTTTACAATAGGTTGCATTTTACTGACATGCTGCAGGCCCTGCAGCTGGTTATGGAAATATAACATACAGCTAGAGCTCACAATATAGCATTAAGTTATGTAAGATTAAAACACTTCTATAGTTggttaaaattatttttgggaAATGTTCATTAAACATCAATATTACAGACAATCTACAAATTGAACCTTTAAttatatctatccatccattcatccatcgcTAAAATGGGTAAAATATGTTATatctctaaattaaaaaaattatgggaGCCCCCTACAGCCCCACCCACCTGCGGACTCTTACCGAATAAACTCAGCGCTCACAGCTTCACATCCATCACAAGCCCAGATTAAACGGATGGATGCACATCAAAGCAGCCTGCAGTCTGTTCTCAAACAACCATCTAGAAACGacacattatttcattattatacttttttttttaatcgtggCACTAACGGAACCGTAAACATGGGATCTTTTCCGGAGTGAAATTTCTATCAAAATTAAAGTCCTGACTTTATAACGGGAACATAAAATTCAAAGCAGCATCCAGAAACTTCTGCTGCTCCTCCTCCCACCCCCTCCCTACAGCTCTAGAGCAGCTGATCCCTGTCAGATATGAAGTTGACTGCTGATGAAATGGGCCAATCACAAAGCTCGCTTTCAGCTCACGCTAAtgctgcccagccaatcacagttgCTGCAAGCAGACCTCctgttgttgtgttgttttgttatgGTTAAACTCTTCCTGCTcattgcagaaaaaaataacatttctcaAATATATGCCAATAAGATGAAATTCGATgcactgtattatttatttatctcattttgtttgtttatattatgTAAACATGTGTTGTCATGTAAGTGTTTTTTTCTACAataataaattgttttattacTACACATAcacaattttaaaaacaataatctttactttaataaaaaaaagtgtgttttcgAATACAAATTATTATTGTAGGGAAAAAAACACTTACATGACAATAGAATACATCTTTACTTCATATGAACAAATCTCactagtttattttaataaatattttcatgAGTCTCTTCATGTCCATTTGGAGGGTCTCTATCTACCCCACATATCTTGTCTTTTAATTTTCACACTG is a genomic window containing:
- the LOC103039980 gene encoding zinc finger protein 420 isoform X3, producing the protein MATGHSSASEWLDYPAGETERELKSEEAPAASRRRWNERSSKDDHEIYMLKLKEVEVAAQSGDFNSVYEKINSASSALLLSSSNEKIICCTYCGKICRDPSHLRIHERSHTGEKPFECSQCGKAFSTASNLKSHEQTHTGEKPHSCQVCGKSFALQYYLTRHIKTHLKEETFICSKCGKNFANMRNLKIHDRIHTGERPFQCKYCDKTFIRSPELKLHLKTHAEEAMALNIRRKSVICLKPEKQLSKEEANNSSMELAGYLRIHNSDRPFRCVKCGKSFKDQTKLKIHQAFHAGKMSYSCSDCGKPFPHSVHLTIHQRVHTGQKFYTCAECNRSLPTSRSLIKHQYMHCKAKPHQCFLCGKSFAYQRVLKSHMRTHFRGKVFQCSQCSLKFRHQLRLKWHEKIHNEEDWFSCSDCNTSFRLAVELQIHQRYHRKVKKHKCPQCGKSFTAAGRLQWHVQKHTKSKQFDHVRLENIFAGLEHLINQPTLTFTCPECGKILNDEKKFKAHVKTHSTERPFECNTCGKAFKKEAFLREHLRTHTGERPFECPECGKRFSHGGNLATHRRIHTGEKPFQCTLCGRRFSDASHYVKHQRWHSGDKPKACEICGKCFADTALLNRHKRIHSGEKPFACTECEKTFLDKSELARHMSTHTRERNHRCECA
- the LOC103039980 gene encoding zinc finger protein 420 isoform X2, yielding MATGHSSASEWLDYPAGETERELKSEEAPAASRRRWNERSSKDDHEIYMLKLKEVEVAAQSGDFNSVYEKINSASSALLLSSSNEKIICCTYCGKICRDPSHLRIHERSHTGEKPFECSQCGKAFSTASNLKSHEQTHTGEKPHSCQVCGKSFALQYYLTRHIKTHLKEETFICSKCGKNFANMRNLKIHDRIHTGERPFQCKYCDKTFIRSPELKLHLKTHAEEAMALNIRRKSVICLKPEKQLSKEEANNSSMELAGYLRIHNSDRPFRCVKCGKSFKDQTKLKIHQAFHAGKMSYSCSDCGKPFPHSVHLTIHQRVHTGQKFYTCAECNRSLPTSRSLIKHQYMHCKAKPHQCFLCGKSFAYQRVLKSHMRTHFRGKVFQCSQCSLKFRHQLRLKWHEKIHNEEDWFSCSDCNTSFRLAVELQIHQRYHRKVKKHKCPQCGKSFTAAGRLQWHVQKHTKSKQFDHVRLENIFAGLEHLINQPTLTFTCPECGKILNDEKKFKAHVKTHSTERPFECNTCGKAFKKEAFLREHLRTHTGERPFECPECGKRFSHGGNLATHRRIHTGEKPFQCTLCGRRFSDASHYVKHQRWHSGDKPKACEICGKCFADTALLNRHKRIHSGEKPFACTECEKTFLDKSELARHMSTHTRERNHRCEVCGKSYALCLNERLVRLFGA
- the LOC103039980 gene encoding oocyte zinc finger protein XlCOF6 isoform X1 produces the protein MATGHSSASEWLDYPAGETERELKSEEAPAASRRRWNERSSKDDHEIYMLKLKEVEVAAQSGDFNSVYEKINSASSALLLSSSNEKIICCTYCGKICRDPSHLRIHERSHTGEKPFECSQCGKAFSTASNLKSHEQTHTGEKPHSCQVCGKSFALQYYLTRHIKTHLKEETFICSKCGKNFANMRNLKIHDRIHTGERPFQCKYCDKTFIRSPELKLHLKTHAEEAMALNIRRKSVICLKPEKQLSKEEANNSSMELAGYLRIHNSDRPFRCVKCGKSFKDQTKLKIHQAFHAGKMSYSCSDCGKPFPHSVHLTIHQRVHTGQKFYTCAECNRSLPTSRSLIKHQYMHCKAKPHQCFLCGKSFAYQRVLKSHMRTHFRGKVFQCSQCSLKFRHQLRLKWHEKIHNEEDWFSCSDCNTSFRLAVELQIHQRYHRKVKKHKCPQCGKSFTAAGRLQWHVQKHTKSKQFDHVRLENIFAGLEHLINQPTLTFTCPECGKILNDEKKFKAHVKTHSTERPFECNTCGKAFKKEAFLREHLRTHTGERPFECPECGKRFSHGGNLATHRRIHTGEKPFQCTLCGRRFSDASHYVKHQRWHSGDKPKACEICGKCFADTALLNRHKRIHSGEKPFACTECEKTFLDKSELARHMSTHTRERNHRCEVCGKSYARGYSLKLHQKTHHALHHLSDLSTQNVAE